From Halorussus lipolyticus:
CGAAGACGTGGTGAGGCCCGCAGTACACGTCGTAGACTCCTTCCCGGTCGAATCTGTAGAACCACGCCCCGCCAACGTTGACCACCGGCGAGGAGAACGGCGGGGCCTCGTCGGGCACCCGGCGCTGGAAGCCGTTGCCGGGGTGGTAGGCCGTGACGGTGTGGTCGGGCGTCCGGAAGGTGAACTGCACCACGTCGCCCGCGCCGACGCTGAGGCCGGTCGGTTCGAAGAAGAACGACGGTGGAGTGCCGGCCTCGGGGTCGGACGGCACGACTTCGAGGACGACTTCGTGGTCCGGGCGCAGGTCTTCGGGGACCTCCTCGGCGTCGGGTGTCGCGTAGCCGTAAATCGGGTGTATCTGACCGCCATCCTGCTCGACAGCGCGGTCCTCGGTGGCGGTTCCGGTGCCAGAGCCGGTGGCGAGACCGCCGCCGAGCGAGAGGGCAGTCCCGACGCCGAGCGCCTTCAACAGGGGCCGTCGCTCGACGGCGGACCCCACGCCGGTTGGTTCGTCGGTCGATTCCGCTGGATTGGTCCGGTCGGGGTTGGGTGTCATGCTGTTTCCCCATCCAGAAATATAATTATCTATGATTTAGTTTCTCGGGTCGATTGCCGACGACCGCGAGTTAATTACGCCGAGTCCTCGGCACTGAACACCAGACAGTAGCTGTGGTCGTAGCGGTAGCCGTAGGTCCCGCCGTCTCGCTCGTCCCGCTCGTCGCCCGACCCGATTTCGCCCCCGCAGTTCTACGCGGGCGAAATCGCCCGCCGAGCGAGTCGGGAGCGCACCCACGCCGATTTGACTGTCGGTCGTTGCGTCGTCAGTCGTCTCGTCGTGGGTCGCCACAAATTTCAGATAGAATATATCTCGGAGCGCAACCAGAACCTACTACCCTCTCCAAGCCCTGACCTACGTGTCGTGGGAGACTCCGGATACCGCGCCGTCGCACGCCATCCGACAGTCGTCCGACTCTACCGGTTCGTCATCGTCGGCGCGAGCGCGGCGCTCGTCCAAACCGCCGTTCTGTGGCTCCTCGTGGAGTTCGGCGGCCTCAACTACCTCGTCGGGGCCACCATCGCCATCGAGTTTACCATCATCCTCCAGTACGTGGTGAACAACGCGTGGACCTTCCAACACGCCAAGTACACCACGAGATACGACTACTTCGTCGGTCTCGTCCGAACCAACATCGTCCGGGGAAGCGCGATTCCCCTCCAGTTGGGGCTTCTGTGGGCGTTCGTAAACTGGGGCGGGTTGGTCTACCTGCTGGCCAACGGGTTCGCCATCTTCATCAGCGGCCTCTATCGGTACTATCTGGACTCGCGGTGGACGTGGCAGATTGCGTGAGAAAGACAGCGGCGAACAGACATATAAGTACATTCTTTGAGGACAAATACAAGTTCCTAAGCATTGTTTTTGTTTTTATGAACGAAACATAGGAGTGCTAGCGACAATTGCCGACCAACGGTTGCTGTCGGCTAGTAGTCGTACCGCGAGGGAGCGAAGCGACCGAGCGGCCTTTTTTGGTCCAGATTTTTTCTTCGTCGGGTGTCCTGCGGGCACCCGACGAAGAAAAAAGGTGGTTTCAGAATCCTTTACCGAGGAGTTCCCGAGCGATGATG
This genomic window contains:
- a CDS encoding cupredoxin domain-containing protein, translated to MTPNPDRTNPAESTDEPTGVGSAVERRPLLKALGVGTALSLGGGLATGSGTGTATEDRAVEQDGGQIHPIYGYATPDAEEVPEDLRPDHEVVLEVVPSDPEAGTPPSFFFEPTGLSVGAGDVVQFTFRTPDHTVTAYHPGNGFQRRVPDEAPPFSSPVVNVGGAWFYRFDREGVYDVYCGPHHVFGMVGRLVVGDLGEDALPNYVGTFEGSENPPLLAPFSRQMLEGELNEFSERNENAEWVWLTPTEVLDADALDPTAIRDAGSVSFGAVQEELGHGGGPGGEQTTTA
- a CDS encoding GtrA family protein, with amino-acid sequence MGDSGYRAVARHPTVVRLYRFVIVGASAALVQTAVLWLLVEFGGLNYLVGATIAIEFTIILQYVVNNAWTFQHAKYTTRYDYFVGLVRTNIVRGSAIPLQLGLLWAFVNWGGLVYLLANGFAIFISGLYRYYLDSRWTWQIA